One Pseudomonas brassicacearum genomic region harbors:
- a CDS encoding amino acid aminotransferase: MHFDAIGRVPGDPILGLMEAYGADTNPSKFDLGVGVYKDAQGLTPILQSVKQAEQRLVDRQTTKTYIGGHGDAAFGQLLNELVLGADSTLISEKRVGATQTAGGTGALRLSADFIAQCLPGRGVWLSNPTWPIHETIFAAAGVKASHYPYVGADNRLDFEAMLATLDQAPKGDVVLLHACCHNPTGFDLSHDQWRQVLEVVRSRGLLPLIDFAYQGFGDGLEQDAWAVRLFADALPEVLITSSCSKNFGLYRDRTGALIVCARDAEKLVDIRSQLANIARNLWSTPPDHGAAVVATILGNPELKSLWADEVQAMRLRIAQLRSGLLEALEPHGLRERFAHIGVQRGMFSYTGLTPKQVKSLRERHSVYMVGTGRANVAGIDATRLDLLAEAIADVCK; the protein is encoded by the coding sequence ATGCATTTCGATGCCATCGGCCGGGTGCCCGGCGACCCGATCCTCGGCCTGATGGAGGCCTACGGGGCGGACACCAATCCGAGCAAGTTCGACCTGGGCGTGGGCGTCTATAAAGACGCCCAGGGCCTGACACCGATTCTTCAGTCAGTGAAGCAGGCCGAGCAGCGGTTGGTGGATCGCCAGACCACCAAGACCTACATCGGCGGGCACGGCGATGCGGCGTTCGGCCAGTTGCTCAATGAACTGGTGCTGGGTGCCGATTCAACGCTGATCAGCGAAAAGCGCGTCGGTGCGACCCAGACGGCGGGGGGCACCGGTGCCCTGCGCCTGAGTGCCGACTTCATCGCCCAGTGCCTGCCGGGCCGGGGCGTCTGGCTAAGCAACCCGACCTGGCCGATCCACGAAACCATCTTTGCCGCTGCCGGCGTCAAGGCCAGTCACTACCCCTACGTGGGTGCCGACAATCGCCTCGATTTCGAGGCGATGCTGGCGACCCTGGACCAGGCGCCGAAAGGCGATGTGGTGCTACTGCACGCTTGCTGCCACAACCCCACCGGCTTCGACCTGTCCCATGATCAATGGCGCCAGGTGCTGGAGGTGGTGCGCAGCCGTGGTTTGCTGCCGCTGATCGACTTTGCCTACCAGGGCTTTGGCGACGGACTGGAGCAAGACGCCTGGGCGGTTCGGTTGTTTGCTGATGCGCTGCCGGAAGTCCTGATCACCAGTTCCTGCTCGAAGAACTTTGGCCTGTACCGCGACCGCACCGGCGCGCTGATCGTCTGCGCCCGGGATGCCGAGAAGCTGGTGGACATCCGCAGCCAACTGGCAAACATCGCCCGTAACCTATGGTCGACACCGCCCGATCACGGCGCTGCAGTGGTGGCGACGATCCTCGGCAACCCGGAACTCAAAAGCCTGTGGGCCGACGAAGTGCAGGCCATGCGCTTGCGCATCGCGCAATTACGCAGCGGTCTGCTGGAAGCCCTCGAACCCCACGGTTTGCGCGAACGATTCGCCCACATTGGTGTACAACGCGGGATGTTTTCCTACACCGGCCTGACGCCGAAACAGGTCAAGAGCCTGAGGGAGCGGCACAGCGTCTACATGGTGGGCACGGGGCGGGCCAACGTGGCG
- a CDS encoding 4a-hydroxytetrahydrobiopterin dehydratase, with translation MNTLNQAHCEACRADAPQVSDEELPLLIKQIPDWNIEVRDGVMQLEKVFLFKNFKHALAFTNAVGEISEAEGHHPGLLTEWGKVTVTWWSHSIKGLHRNDFIMAARTDDVAKTAEGRK, from the coding sequence ATGAACACTCTGAACCAAGCCCATTGCGAAGCCTGCCGCGCCGACGCCCCGCAAGTCAGCGACGAAGAACTGCCGCTACTGATCAAGCAGATCCCGGACTGGAACATCGAAGTGCGTGACGGCGTGATGCAGCTGGAAAAAGTATTCCTGTTCAAGAATTTCAAGCACGCCCTGGCATTCACCAACGCCGTCGGTGAAATCTCCGAGGCCGAAGGTCATCACCCTGGCCTGCTCACCGAGTGGGGCAAAGTCACCGTGACCTGGTGGAGCCACTCCATCAAGGGCCTGCATCGCAACGATTTCATCATGGCCGCCCGCACCGATGACGTGGCCAAGACCGCCGAGGGCCGCAAGTAA